The DNA window aaaaaaacatgggggggaaaaacagaacaattttcCTCAAGAATAAAAttttgctttgaccttttttttttttcccccattgcACCTTAAGCCGAACAAGGTCATACACGTTTACCCATTTCTTTGACAGAGgatcaaatgttctttttggaGAGTTGCACAGACAGTTACCTAAATGTACATCTTTTCCATTTAAATCGACATTTACAACGCCTATTAGTCCACACCTGCAAATTCATTTACCCATTTATAAAACAGAGGGGACATTGTGGGTTCAGCAGCTTACAAAAGTGTCTAACAATCCCAAATACTCATCTGTATTTAAAAACACGTTTGTGTGAAATACAGTGCATTGGCATTACTTGTCTGCACTGATGAACTCTTGACTCATTTCAAAGATATTATCTGATAAAGTCTTTCAGAACGGACAGTTCACTGATAAAATTCTGAATAGTTATGGACTTTCTTCATGTTTAACCAGcgtaaacaaactgaaatggtAAATGAACTGCAAATGCTAACATATAGGctcttcacattttttttttttacttgcctACCACCTTTCTGACCTTGGGGATGTGCCAGTACAAGTTTATGTACCTCTCTTAttagcagacacacagacaaatgcatatTTACTCTGAGATTCACATACTCTACTGAgaggggggcaaaaaaaagaaaagaaaagcagccaGACTCAACAGGCGACCAAGACAAAGGGGAAAATACAACTTTTCTATGCAGAGACGTCCACTCATACTGTGGAGAAATTAAGATAAATATAAGCCATTAAATATCAAACACAGTATCAGCGGGCAAAGGGAGCACTAATAACTTGCAGCCACAAAAGGTGACTGTAAGAACACTCCCATATTTCAGATCTGAACCTGAATCTCAAGATGGCcatttgctttattgtttattataaattattattagctattattgttattgtgagATGCAATGTCATGAACTGCTCCATAAAACACTGGTCATTTGTCATGGAAATTTAACAGTCttcaaaaagaaagggaaattaaagagacaaacagttgtttttgttttttctggcCTCACTACTCTTGATAAAGACCTGGATTCCAAAGTTTTTACAGCTTTCGATCTGTCTCATCCCCAAATCGCCTTTAGATTACACCCTGGGGGTACTGCTGTTAAATTGAACCAGGGCACAATGTATGCTACTTGGAATATTTTCATCAGAAACTGAGTATCTTgtacaacatacaaaaaaaagtcagttgaCTATCTTGTATCTAATTTCACTTAAGTTTTAAAGCTACTCCGAActaaagcactttttttttttaaatatttttcatattccaCTGCTTTATAACATCATTGTACTCTATTTTGCCTTTACAAATTAACAACAAGCCATCACAgtcttaaggttaacaaatatGGCCTAAAGCATTTGGTGGATTTCTATCTTAAAAGTAAAATTGCAGTTCCTATTAAGAGAAAGTGCCTTTTTTAAAACCTGTAATTAATTTTCTTACCAAATCACTATCATTCTTAACTCCatgacatacatttaaaaagcagTAGCAGCAAACAGATCCTCTCTGACTACAGTAAAATTCTGATTGcagtgtggatttttttttccttcctttttcttttttttttttttttttgcacattagAATTTGTATTTAACGTGGAAAATTAAGAATAAACATGAGAAATCTCTCTCatctaaatgtgagaaaagGTAACGATAAGGTGTAATATTACCAAGGACCAAATAAATCCGTCTCCTTAGACCAGTAGCTTCCACAGAAAGTTGAAAAGAAACATGCATAGATGACTTAAACTCTAGGGTGATCACCACCATGCAaacctctctttcattttgttatcAGAGCTAGCAAAGGAAAATAGAGTATTTAACTCTCTCTTTACCACTTCTTGGGGGAGAACATTTCTGCAAAACTGGAAGGGACTACACAGGAAATGTACTTTTcctatggggggaaaaaaaaatgctataaCCTATACTATAACTTCCAGaaactgaaggaggagagagagtcaagAGATTAACTGAGAGACAAAATGGTCAACTAAAAAGTATTAGTTGAAAAAGACAGACCCCAGTATGAACAGCACTTAATGTCTATGAATGCTGAGTAATAAAGGTGCAATTACTTAACTCCCTATTGTTACTTTATACACGCCTCTCTGGTCAACCTTCAGGATAGTTCCAACACATTTTTATAGACTATCCATCCAATGGCTCTTAAGATTATCAGTTTATACATGTATGCTTGTGCACGTACAAAGGTGTCGGCCAGGCAGCTCTCTTGCCTGGTACATGCCTGGACGCGTCGCCCTACACAAAGCAAATATGTGCTATTAGCGTGTAATTGAGGCCCCAGAGCTAGACTAGATTGGATTATTGGTTGCTGCGTTCTGACATCTTACCTACCCCATCCCTTTGTCACAGCGCTTCTGTAAGTTTACAGAGAGCTGTGGAATCAAGGCTGGAGAGCCTAACTGTTCCCTCCCTCCCGTTTAGATCCCCGTCGCTCCAATTTTTTTGTCCCGTTCTGAGTGAGTCCGATTGGAATCAGCGGTGTTGATTCAGAGGTTGGTTCCCCTTtttccccacccccccctctaccctcccaccctccctcacagagacacagggtgCAGGGGGTCCGCCAAGGGACACAAGGCTGGTCATGcccatctacccccccccccaaaaaagaccAGGGCAGAGCAATACACAGACATCGACGAGTTCCCCAGTAACCCTCCCGTAGATATAcctgagagggaaagagagagagagaaagagagttaatgAAATTATATTAGCTTCAGGAGAAAGAGcgagtcatttttttccctcattacAAATTGTCAACTCCAATTTAGTCATGGCGCAAAGTCCAGGATATCCTGTCAAAATATCCTCCTTGCTGCTGGAGAACTCTGCAGTTCTTGGTCTAAAACTCTTAAATTCagaatgcctctctctctccccaacctGGGAATCTTTCCTACTGGTCACAAGGCCATACCTAACAGACATCCTGTGCCAGTGGGAGGGGGGGTCTACACGCCGTAGCAGGCCGACAGCCTCTCCTTCAGCAGAGGGGGAAACTGCTCTGAGAACTGCTGCCAGTTGTCCTCCCCGACCTGGTCCTTAAAGCCATGCAGGATCTGCAATGCAGGACAGAGCAAGTCAGACTGCTGTCCCGACATTTGGCCTCCCACATATACAACTGTCCTAACACTAATTATCAGAGTAGCCAAACTATAATGAGATAACATCATCCAATAACATCTAACATCAATGTCTGATTTATTCATCAACCATCAAATGCTTCGCCAACACTTTTACAGAGCGCCATAAAAGACAACTTCTGTTTCGATAAATACGACAGAACTTGTACGGCCGCGCTGTATGCCTGCGTCATACCTTATAGAACATGTCTCTCAGATCGTCCTTGGGGTTGACCCAGGACGCCACAGCATcacagaagaaaatgaaatcCTGCAAACACAGATATTCATATCTTTAACAGAATGCATTTTCATACAATTCAAACTAAACACCAATCTTTTCTCAGATGTACAGTTTCAGAGTCCAAAGCATCCACGTGTCCGTTTCAGATTCAAATGTCTGACTGTTTGGAGATCATTGTGAATGCTGGATTCTTGTAAAACCTTTATACACAGAGCTAAAAGAAAGTCTTTCCATTTCCCCCTTCTcacctgcaccactccaccaggaTTCACACCAATCATCACACAGATGCCACGGAAGGCAGAGTCCTTCTCCTCGTTGTCCCGAATGTTTCTCAGTGACGTACACCTACACATTGACAATACTGAGTTTGTTACATCTTTATCATCTGTACAGGGGTGTGAGTGGCAACACGGGGGCAGATAGTAGCGCAGCAGCAAAGAGACATACGTGTAGAATACTGTAGCATTGACAGCAAGACAAAGAGCCAAGTAAAATGTCGAAAATAGCTGAAACAAATACAGACCGACAAATAAACGAGGACTGACTGAAGCGTGTATGCACAGAAAAGGTTtcgtctctctgtgtcagcatgtgtgtggaataaaacattcagaggtTAGGCCAATAACTCACCACGGCCTAATGAACTGCTGTAGCATGGGCGCCACCTCCTGGGGACACACGTACCCGAGCCGGCCAATGGTAATGGCTGCGccaacaaataaaagaaaatgagtatccatcaaaaacaaatgcttttcaGGAGGACATGCAACAGGTATAAAGCCACACTGTCAGAATTTAGGATTCGACAGAAATTTCAGATTTCGAATGTCCGTTTAGTAGTTCATCGCGggtgtggaaaagaaaagaaagagcagtTGGCGAGGCGCATGAAATCACTGTTGGTCCAATTCCCTTCATTCACAATGTCAAAAACTAGAGTGAAGAACCTAAGCAATAAATCTTTGTATTTGTACACGAGTGAGTGTTTGACAATGTGTACCTGTGTTCTCCAGCAGAGTTTTGGGGGTATTGGGTCTGTTGATTATCTCCACCAAATGATTAAGGACCAGACCCACATAGGGCTGCATCTCCGCTCCTAAAATTCCCAAGCACAGAAAACAGTCGGTCTCGACattaagaaacaaacataatatgaaaaaaaccaacacatacaaacaaaaccaacaaaaaggcCTTAGGAAATGTGCCAAAGGTAAGTGTTTAAAGTACATCTGTTCTGAAAGATTGAGAAAAACTTATCCAAGCATATTGAAAATGTCTAAGACATTAGCCAACTGAGGATATACAAAATGGCCACTAAGCCTGCTCAGAGAACCTCCCTAGCTCACCTCTACAATccacttcctgtttcctgtcagCTTTCCCTGCAGAGAtatcacacactgtgactactTTGCCTCCAACcttgccaaacacacacacacacgacacccTTGGCCTACCACACAAGTGTCAGAGGTCAAGCCATATCTCTGATAGTCATGCCAAAACACTGTAGACTGACATGTagaacacactgcacactgttcAAGTCTGTTCACAATGTTCAGTACTTACCAATGGGCAATCCAATTCagctccatcacacacacaaacacacacacacacactaaatcactAACAAATCCATCCAAACTCTGTTTCAGTCCTGATTCTGCTGCTAATATAAACGATTTGCATGTGACCACTTCATGTAGGCAGTGTGTGATTCCAGGCAGACTCACCCATTTGCATGGAGATTTCCCCGATGGCCCAGGTGGCGTTATTGCAGACAGAGATGAATTCTGGGTTCAGGTTGATACCCAGTATTGGCATGAACTCCGCTGGAgagcagacatacagacacacaatcacaaaactGACCAGAACGAAAACAAATTGATCAAGTCAGGTTATGGCCctcatttctccttctctggTATTAATGTTTGTTTGGACTTTAGATGCTTCATGGGCTTTTCAAAAGGATGGCAGAAACAAACAGCACTAGTCACAGTTGgcccacattttaaaaaaatgcactcTATAAGTCAACACATTTGTTCTATATTCAAAGCAAAACAGGGAACTGGCTCCTCAGCAAAGTCGGTTTACTTCTGCTTTCAAAAAGAAGATGGAGGACAGCAGGACTCACCAATGCATGGTTTGACATGGAGGAAGCAGGCTTTGGTAAGGTCTCCCAACAGAGCAAAAGAGCTCTGTCTGACCTCTGGCATAGTATCCTAAAAGAGGAACACTCACCATCACTTTCAcactaaaataacacatttaatgGGTACTAAATGGGATTAGACAACTGAAATTATCTGGCTGAGAGAACAAACTAATCAACAACAGAACTGCTCgacaggagggggaaaaaaaaaaaaacacacacacgcgcagttCTTTTATAACAGGATATTGATTGCAATTAAACATTGTGAATAATTTAAGAGCAAAGTccatttatgaaaatgtttgtccACAGACCTGCATGCACTGGAAGAGCAGGGTCATGATGTTGCTACGGGCAACAAGCTGTTCCACGTGGCCCCCAAGACCTTCAGCCAGTCCACTGAGCAGGTCCAAAGCCACGATCATAAAGTCTTTATCAGGAGCTTCATACTGGTCCGGATGCTGGTTATACATCTGAATAGACAAACAGGGAGGGAAGATTTAATAATCAAGCATAGTCAAGCCGTTCAAATATCCATATAATACTCATCCACCAATACTTTATTGGaatttttctttaatctttttGTCCAATATGTACACAGTGTTTGCTTCCAGTGTTTATCACCTCCATTCATTACATGAGCACGATGTCTCATTCTTAATCTTCCGTGATGAGGCAAGTTAACATAATGAAGTCTCAAAGAAACTGAATGAAGAGATCACCTTCAACACTGTTCAAGTCAACATTAAACCTGTGGTGCACCTGAAACTGCTTACACTggcatgtgtttgcgtgtgtgagacagggagacgGCAGCAGTCTTACCATAGCCTGAGCAAGCGTTTTCTGCACCAGGGTAACACAGCGCTGGTACACAGGCTCACAGTAGGGCAGGAAACCACTCTGCAACGCTGTGGCAACTGATGACAGACACTGcaacatgacagagagaagtcTGTGACAACCACATTAAACTACTTTGAAACTGAGGTCATAGATGACAACACCCATCTGAGACGGGCCAGTTCCTCTTATAAAAGAGAGACATTTGTGTCCTCACCTCCAGCAAGGGGAAAAGGTCTTTATCCTCATCCTTCAGCTCATTCCATTTCTGAATGAGAGGGGGCATCAGTTTCTGGATATACTCCTAAATAAAACAGGACACGCGTTAAAAACAAGATGTACAGAAAGACTGGATCTCAAAATGCATCTGCACGGCAGCCGATTATTAACAGGACGGCTCTTTCAAAATCCATTAAAACGAATGCACCTAGTTATGACAGGCAAATGTACAGTGGTACTCACAGGCTGGTTGAGGTGGTGACCCACGGAGTCGGCCAGCGTTCCGATGGCGTCGTACAGGATCAGCAGGTTCTTGTGCTGGTACTTCCCAAATGCAAACACCAGGGTGTCCAGGATAAAGCTCAGATATGGCACCAGCTCTGTGCAAGCCTCTTCCTCCAGAGTGGCAAATGCGCTGTGGGGGGCAGGCAAGTgcagaacttaaaaaaaaaaatgagcaggCAAATACCTTTCATAtacacaactaaaaaaaaaaaaaacaaacacacagtaaacagatTTTACACACATCGACCCATCCATTTCTAAACAAAAAGGACATGGAGGCCCTGTCCAGTTCCAGACTGACAGTATTCTAAAGTAGTCATTCTCACTACCACtgtaaataactgaataacacatacagacatcaTAATTCAGCTGAGCAGTCTAGGAAAAagcacacgcatatgcacacacacacctgcaggcAGCCTCCTGCACCCTCTTGTTTCCATCCAGAATGCGTTTGAGCAGTTCAGTCATGAGGGGTTTGAGGTAGGAGTCAGGCGGCTGACTAACCACCCAGTGAGCATAGCGACTCAGAGTCCAACAGGCGATGGACCGCACCAGAGCCTTCttatcacacagacactggatcAGATGAGGAATCAACTCTGGAAGGTATGGGACCATACACTGCATACAACCTAGAGCATGAGAAAAAACGGTGAGGGGGTAAGTTGTTTGAGTTTcttggccttatttaaaagctAAAAACTACAAACTGTTGTTACAGGGCTGTCACCTTAGAAGGGATTTTGATATTTTacttgtgtgcatgcatatgtatgtatgtatgtatgtatgtatgtgtgtgtgagacagagccaaacacacaccttcagcaATGGCCCCCAGCACAAGAATGCCTGACTCCTTAATGACCCAGTCAGGGTGGAAAAGCAGGCCTTTTAGCAGGGGCAACAGGTGGGGCAGCAGTTCATCCCGAAATACGTTAGCTAACACATCCAGGGCAGCCGCTGAACACTtacctacagagagaaagagacag is part of the Chanos chanos chromosome 13, fChaCha1.1, whole genome shotgun sequence genome and encodes:
- the LOC115826224 gene encoding transportin-2 isoform X1, which codes for MEWQPDEHGLQQVLQLLKDSQSPNTATQRAVQQKLEQLNQFPDFNNYLIFVLTRLKTEDEPTRSLSGLILKNNVKAHYQNFPQAVADFIKQECLNNIGDPSPLIRATIGILITTIASKGELQTWPELLPQLCNLLNSEDYNTCEGSFGALQKICEDSSELLDSDALNRPLNIMIPKFLQFFKHCSPKIRSHAIACVNQFIISRAQALMDNIDTFIESLFALAGDEDSEVRKNVCRALVMLLEVRIDRLIPHMHSIIQYMLQRTQDPDENVALEACEFWLTLAEQPICKEVLSGHLVQLIPILVNGMKYSEIDIILLKGDVEEDEAVPDSEQDIKPRFHKSRTVTLQHEGGEGEEGEDIDEDDDDDDDTLSDWNLRKCSAAALDVLANVFRDELLPHLLPLLKGLLFHPDWVIKESGILVLGAIAEGCMQCMVPYLPELIPHLIQCLCDKKALVRSIACWTLSRYAHWVVSQPPDSYLKPLMTELLKRILDGNKRVQEAACSAFATLEEEACTELVPYLSFILDTLVFAFGKYQHKNLLILYDAIGTLADSVGHHLNQPEYIQKLMPPLIQKWNELKDEDKDLFPLLECLSSVATALQSGFLPYCEPVYQRCVTLVQKTLAQAMMYNQHPDQYEAPDKDFMIVALDLLSGLAEGLGGHVEQLVARSNIMTLLFQCMQDTMPEVRQSSFALLGDLTKACFLHVKPCIAEFMPILGINLNPEFISVCNNATWAIGEISMQMGAEMQPYVGLVLNHLVEIINRPNTPKTLLENTAITIGRLGYVCPQEVAPMLQQFIRPWCTSLRNIRDNEEKDSAFRGICVMIGVNPGGVVQDFIFFCDAVASWVNPKDDLRDMFYKILHGFKDQVGEDNWQQFSEQFPPLLKERLSACYGV
- the LOC115826224 gene encoding transportin-2 isoform X2 — protein: MEWQPDEHGLQQVLQLLKDSQSPNTATQRAVQQKLEQLNQFPDFNNYLIFVLTRLKTEDEPTRSLSGLILKNNVKAHYQNFPQAVADFIKQECLNNIGDPSPLIRATIGILITTIASKGELQTWPELLPQLCNLLNSEDYNTCEGSFGALQKICEDSSELLDSDALNRPLNIMIPKFLQFFKHCSPKIRSHAIACVNQFIISRAQALMDNIDTFIESLFALAGDEDSEVRKNVCRALVMLLEVRIDRLIPHMHSIIQYMLQRTQDPDENVALEACEFWLTLAEQPICKEVLSGHLVQLIPILVNGMKYSEIDIILLKGDVEEDEAVPDSEQDIKPRFHKSRTVTLQHEGGEGEEGEDIDEDDDDDDDTLSDWNLRKCSAAALDVLANVFRDELLPHLLPLLKGLLFHPDWVIKESGILVLGAIAEGCMQCMVPYLPELIPHLIQCLCDKKALVRSIACWTLSRYAHWVVSQPPDSYLKPLMTELLKRILDGNKRVQEAACSAFATLEEEACTELVPYLSFILDTLVFAFGKYQHKNLLILYDAIGTLADSVGHHLNQPEYIQKLMPPLIQKWNELKDEDKDLFPLLECLSSVATALQSGFLPYCEPVYQRCVTLVQKTLAQAMMYNQHPDQYEAPDKDFMIVALDLLSGLAEGLGGHVEQLVARSNIMTLLFQCMQDTMPEVRQSSFALLGDLTKACFLHVKPCIAEFMPILGINLNPEFISVCNNATWAIGEISMQMGKADRKQEVDCRGAEMQPYVGLVLNHLVEIINRPNTPKTLLENTAITIGRLGYVCPQEVAPMLQQFIRPWCTSLRNIRDNEEKDSAFRGICVMIGVNPGGVVQDFIFFCDAVASWVNPKDDLRDMFYKILHGFKDQVGEDNWQQFSEQFPPLLKERLSACYGV